The genome window ttatgtaaagtaaagtaaaataacCAACTGGTAATTTTACTTTACgtgattgattttactttttaagggtatatatttgagtaaaattaatatcgttcttttattctatgaactattgacaacatgtctccgaaattccaagcaaatattttgtGGTCTCTAAATTTTTTCTGTAGTTGTTAACAGTTTAAGTTGgacaaaactattttattttgtatgtatatgaatgtatgtaaataaacaatgagAATTAGAAAAAAGTAGCAACGAATATCTTCTCCTGGGTCTTAGCCCTGCTGTGGGCTAAGCACCctaaaggtcagatcctagaatTCCCTGTGGTTGAGTCTATGTAAAATTCTGACAAGAACAGAATTTATTGTGTGATTACCTCTGAACATCATAGTTGGCGTTGAAGAGGCTTCCCTGCCACAAGCCTGTGATCTCCTCAGTCTCCTTCTCACTGGGATTTCCAGACACAGTTGCAAAGACCATCAGAGTCCTGCCTTTCTTTGACATCTTAAGAAGGTCCTCTGGCTTGGAGGGATCCACCTTGGAGAAATCAACGGGTGGAGGAGACCGTCTGTGCTCAGGAAGGTCCCCTTCTTCAATATCGTCATCTTTCTGTATGACAGAGAGTCTATCTTTAACTGATGAATTAACCTAGTGGTCTgaattataaattattctttacTTTGCAATTTCCTCCTGTGCTGAGGATTTAAATTTAGTTCCATTAAACAAGCTTCAGGAGGTAACAATTTGTAGTGGCCAGTTGGCCCCACAGAGTACATAGACACTGGTTTTACTAAATTCGCTGATAGTGAAGAACTCTCTTCAATTCAAACAATTTCATGTATATAGTAACACCTCCCAACAAAGGGCTACTGTAGAACCCGTTCCCCCGAACATGTACATCCTGAAAACTCTAACTGCCACCACCATCAAATTCTTCACCTGCCGATAATGTTGTCTGACGGTGATGGGTGAAATAAACCCGCTGTTTCTGTTAGATTATTATTGATCActatattttctttgaaaatcgTATCAAGCAACGGTTACTAAGGAAGTTTTATTAGTCCTGGATACATAACAAGCAGgctaacatttaaatgtaaaccaGGAAGTTCACAAACCTCCCACTGTTCCAGAAGCCGCGCCATATCTGCGTCATTGTAGTCTCGAATGTCCTTCTTTTTCTTAGGTTTACCTGTACTGTCTGTTGCTGAAATATATAGCAAACATGTACAGAGCAGAATAACTACAAATGCCAACTTGCAGAAAGACGCCATGTTTACAGATGGTGTGCTGTGATTGGTCACAAATCAACCGGTCACGAGCCAACAGGGGCGTGTCAGAGATGGCGCACAACCGGGGCTacaagatttcaaaataaagctgacTTTGTGACTCTTATCAGTTTGTTcataaaataagtttgttcatgtcatagtagagagagacagagagaaagaaacaaagagagagaaaaagagagtgAAACCACCTCAAAGatctgtgtttccatcaaaTCCAATCAAATCTCTCTAATACCTGGTGGCCAGTAACAACTTTTAATTGAGTTGATCTTGaatccatttttattgttactccTCATGTGTTACAGTTACAGAGAAACACTTAAATTATGTCATTTAGATATTGACAAGGAAGAAAAAGCCTTGTCTGATCACTCATCAAAGTTCTTCAGTACCAAAGTTCAGTATGGTGTCCCTGCTTTTCCTCCAGTTTAGGTCACCTGTATCAAATTCCAGTCCAGggtcagtgtcctgcaacttttagatgtctctctgcttcagtaCACATGGCTCCAATATAAGCTCATTAGCAGAGTAATGTAGATATTGACTGCATGCTAATGAGGGAGTTTTGGCACTTTATGCACGT of Xiphophorus couchianus chromosome 4, X_couchianus-1.0, whole genome shotgun sequence contains these proteins:
- the mesd gene encoding LRP chaperone MESD; this encodes MASFCKLAFVVILLCTCLLYISATDSTGKPKKKKDIRDYNDADMARLLEQWEKDDDIEEGDLPEHRRSPPPVDFSKVDPSKPEDLLKMSKKGRTLMVFATVSGNPSEKETEEITGLWQGSLFNANYDVQRFVVGSNRVIFMLRDGSLAWEVKDFLVAQQRCADVTVEGQVFPGSMAKKDKAKETQQNEVNIKKKGRKTESKTPDVNGNHASNLKQEL